The Amphiprion ocellaris isolate individual 3 ecotype Okinawa chromosome 6, ASM2253959v1, whole genome shotgun sequence genome contains a region encoding:
- the ube2l3b gene encoding ubiquitin-conjugating enzyme E2 L3 produces MAASRRLAKELDEIRKSGMKNFRNIQVEESNLLSWQGLIVPDNPPYDKGAFRIEIIFPTEYPFKPPKITFKTKIYHPNIDEKGQVCLPVISAENWKPATKTDQVIQSLIALVNDPQPEHPLRADLAEEYSKDRKKFLKNAEEFTKKHGEKRPMD; encoded by the exons ATGGCGGCGAGCAGGAGGCTGGCCAAG GAACTTGACGAGATTCGCAAGTCTGGAATGAAAAACTTCAGAAACATCCAAGTTGAGGAATCAAACCTATTGTCATGGCAAGGGCTCATTGTTCCT GACAACCCTCCTTATGACAAAGGTGCGTTCAGGATTGAAATCATTTTCCCCACCGAGTACCCTTTCAAGCCTCCCAAGATTACATTCAAGACAAAGATCTATCACCCCAACATTGATGAAAAGGGACAGGTGTGCTTGCCTGTGATCAGTGCAGAGAACTGGAAGCCTGCCACCAAAACTGACCAAG TAATTCAGTCCCTCATTGCGCTGGTGAATGACCCGCAGCCAGAACATCCCCTGAGGGCAGACCTAGCAGAAGAATACTCTAAGGACCGTAAAAAATTCTTGAAGAATGCAGAAGAGTTTACAAAGAAACACGGCGAAAAGCGGCCAATGGACTGA